In a genomic window of Numenius arquata chromosome 5, bNumArq3.hap1.1, whole genome shotgun sequence:
- the TMEM35A gene encoding novel acetylcholine receptor chaperone, which produces MASPRTITIIALSVALGLFFVFMGTIKLTPRLSRDAYNEMKRAYKSYVRALPMLKKMGVSSILLRKSIGALEVACGIVMTLVPGRPKDVANFLLLLLVLAVLFFHQLVGDPLKRYAHALVFGILLTCRLLIARQPEEQPPEKRMLSVNGEEQPLIHEAAPEKGKMKVS; this is translated from the exons ATGGCATCTCCCAGGACTATCACCATCATCGCTCTCTCAGTGGCCCTGGGGCTCTTCTTCGTCTTTATGGGGACCATCAAACTGACCCCTCGGCTCAGCAGAGATGCCTACAATGAGATG AAACGAGCATACAAAAGCTATGTGCGGGCCCTCCCCATGCTAAAGAAGATGGGAgtcagctccatcctcctccgCAAGAGCATTGGTGCCCTCGAAGTGGCGTGTGGCATTGTCATGACACTGGTGCCCGGTCGCCCCAAAGATGTGGCcaactttctcctcctcctcctcgtgctggctGTGCTCTTCTTCCACCAGCTAGTGGGGGATCCACTCAAACGTTACGCCCATGCCTTGGTCTTTGGGATCCTGCTTACCTGTCGCCTCCTGATTGCCCgccagccagaggagcagccacCAGAAAAGAGGATGCTGTCGGTGAACGGGGAGGAGCAGCCACTCATCCACGAAGCAGCTCCTGAGAAAGGCAAAATGAAGGTATCCTAG